The proteins below are encoded in one region of Juglans microcarpa x Juglans regia isolate MS1-56 chromosome 4D, Jm3101_v1.0, whole genome shotgun sequence:
- the LOC121259382 gene encoding two-component response regulator ARR12-like, giving the protein MAVEPLMDEPKDQFPIGMRVLAVDDDPTCLFFLETLLRRCQYHVTTTNQAITALKLLRENRNKFDLVISDVQMPDMDGFKLLELVGLEMDLPVIMLSVNGDPKLVMKGISHGACDYLLKPVRTEELKNIWQHVIRRKKFDSKDSNKSGNQDKHDPGSGGGSGSPGTLSDQNGKLKKKRKDQNEDEDEEHDESGRGDPSTQKKQRVVWSVDLHRKFVAAVHQLGIDKAVPKKILDMMNVEKLTRENVASHLQKYRLYLKRLNSMVNQQANLAAALGGTDSSYLQVGSLNGRDSFHTLIGSGQFRNTAFRSLPPGGLLGRLNTPSGLGMHGLPSSGMTQLSHVRNSSNSTNDQVNCQQVILPGNHNGSVLQGMPVPLELDQGQHIKGVTHARELSIPIDNTAIFPIPRALLDAKIGISSSSNPLLGVVNSPLILEQNSQVRQDGQVYGNQSSVSVASLNSEFSSLLPIHSSLNETWSTSAQSSGIESNSFPLNDCFKQPTLHHGNMRDDMPMVAFQMERNPCSASSVASMSTELQDIRTEMQCRASPISSNAGRHHSPPQGWVDHNQDGPYSNVICSSINSMISVHGSVGTLGQGSEPKNFHPDMDFNSIGQSSYFDPLYLKHDEVNKSTMEISLKLKQGLGDQSRPQGSYISGNFGSLEDIVKAMVKQELDNAKETD; this is encoded by the exons ATGGCCGTTGAGCCTCTAATGGATGAACCCAAAGATCAGTTCCCCATTGGAATGCGCGTGCTCGCAGTTGACGATGACCCCACTTGCCTATTTTTCTTGGAGACCCTTCTTCGTCGATGCCAATATCACG TTACGACTACTAATCAAGCAATCACAGCATTGAAGCTGCTGAGAGAAAACAGGAACAAGTTTGACCTGGTTATTAGTGATGTTCAGATGCCAGACATGGATGGTTTTAAGCTGCTTGAGCTTGTGGGCCTTGAGATGGACCTTCCTGTCATAA TGTTGTCCGTCAATGGTGATCCCAAGCTTGTAATGAAGGGAATTTCCCATGGAGCTTGTGATTATCTACTGAAACCTGTTCGAACTGAAGAGCTGAAGAACATCTGGCAACATGTAATCAGGAGAAAGAAGTTTGATTCTAAAGACTCAAATAAATCTGGCAATCAAGACAAGCATGATCCTGGCAGTGGTGGAGGATCAGGGTCACCTGGGACACTTTCTGATCAGAATGGGAAGCTCAAAAAAAAACGGAAGGATCAGaatgaagatgaggatgaggaaCATGATGAAAGTGGGCGTGGTGATCCATCAACTCAGAAGAAGCAGCGGGTTGTTTGGTCTGTGGATCTGCACCGCAAATTTGTCGCTGCTGTTCATCAATTGGGCATTGATA AGGCCGTACCTAAAAAAATTCTAGATATGATGAATGTTGAAAAGCTTACAAGAGAAAATGTAGCAAGCCATCTTCAG AAATACAGGCTTTACCTTAAAAGGCTTAATAGTATGGTAAACCAGCAAGCTAATTTGGCAGCTGCATTAGGAGGTACAGATTCATCCTATCTGCAAGTGGGTTCTCTGAATGGACGTGATAGTTTCCACACCTTAATTGGATCTGGTCAATTTCGTAACACCGCTTTCAGATCATTACCACCTGGTGGATTGCTCGGTAGATTGAACACACCTTCTGGTCTGGGTATGCATGGCCTTCCTTCTTCAGGAATGACTCAACTGAGTCATGTGCGAAACTCGAGCAACTCTACTAATGATCAGGTTAACTGCCAGCAGGTCATACTCCCTGGAAACCATAATGGGAGTGTACTTCAAGGAATGCCGGTGCCGCTAGAACTTGATCAAGGGCAACATATTAAGGGTGTTACACATGCCAGAGAGCTCTCCATTCCTATTGATAACACAGCAATTTTCCCCATTCCCAGAGCCCTTCTTGATGCAAAAATAGGTATTTCTAGCTCAAGCAATCCTCTTCTTGGTGTCGTGAACAGCCCGTTGATATTAGAACAGAACTCTCAAGTACGTCAAGATGGTCAAGTATATGGAAATCAGTCCTCGGTTTCAGTGGcctctttaaattcagaattttctTCCCTATTGCCAATTCATAGTAGTTTGAATGAAACCTGGTCAACTTCTGCCCAGTCATCTGGGATCGAGTCAAATTCTTTTCCACTAAATGACTGTTTTAAACAGCCTACTCTGCATCATGGTAACATGAGGGACGACATGCCTATGGTGGCCTTCCAAATGGAGCGTAATCCATGCAGTGCTTCTTCTGTTGCTTCAATGTCCACTGAATTGCAGGATATAAGGACGGAAATGCAATGCCGAGCAAGCCCAATCAGCAGTAATGCTGGGAGACATCATTCCCCACCTCAAGGGTGGGTAGACCATAATCAGGATGGTCCGTACTCAAATGTGATATGTAGCTCAATAAACTCTATGATCTCTGTGCATGGTTCTGTGGGTACATTGGGTCAAGGTTCAGAACCAAAGAACTTCCACCCAGATATGGATTTCAATTCAATCGGACAATCAAGTTATTTTGATCCTTTATATTTGAAGCACGATGAGGTTAATAAATCTACCATGGAGATATCACTGAAGCTGAAGCAAGGGCTCGGGGACCAAAGCAGGCCACAAGGAAGTTATATTTCCGGCAATTTTGGCTCATTGGAAGACATAGTGAAGGCAATGGTTAAACAG GAACTTGATAACGCGAAAGAAACTGACTGA
- the LOC121259383 gene encoding brassinosteroid-related acyltransferase 1 isoform X2 gives MGTQLEKDQTVTITKSVSVCPKYLHPQKVLNLSNLDRQCPSLMYTVSFYKPSPSYKDLSLDFVFNSLKSGLEDTLSVWYPAAGRLCLNQNDGKLDLWCNNKGAVLVEAVTQIKISELGDLSQYNKFFEKLVYKPHSFGNFSQMPLVVAQVTKFGCGGYSIGIGVSHSLFDGPATHDFLYAWASNSAIMEGKGGVEQQKPLHERGSTLLVVTNCPAPNMTTKLSEKSSSSRKRAAAIDHLYQLIMQAATDQSFSDVGYMNQNSYLLRTFHLSSAMIQSLKRKVSGKRGGSFSCSSFEVVAAHLWKARSRALGLRRETMVCLQFSVDVRNRMVPPLPKGFSGNAYVLASIAMTAGALEGESHERIVEKIREAKNSISNEYVYAYVEALEGPRPSDLPPLKELTMLSDWTRMPFHKIPFLHGEAAYASPLVSPVPQVAYFMQNPDDDKGIDLRIGLLPHSLKSFSQYFLNVQ, from the exons ATGGGCACCCAACTTGAAAAGGATCAAACAGTTACTATAACAAAGAGCGTGTCTGTGTGTCCCAAATATTTGCACCCCCAGAAAGTTTTGAACCTCTCAAACTTGGACAGGCAATGTCCAAGCCTTATGTACACGGTTTCCTTTTACAAACCATCTCCTTCTTACAAAGATTTGTcacttgattttgtttttaacaGCTTGAAATCTGGCCTGGAGGATACCTTGTCGGTTTGGTACCCGGCAGCAGGTAGGTTGTGCCTGAACCAAAACGATGGAAAGCTCGATCTCTGGTGCAACAATAAGGGTGCAGTTTTAGTTGAGGCAGTGACGCAGATTAAAATCTCAGAGCTTGGAGACCTCTCTCAGTACAATAAGTTCTTTGAGAAACTGGTTTACAAGCCTCATTCTTTTGGAAACTTCTCCCAGATGCCTCTGGTTGTTGCTCAG GTTACCAAGTTTGGTTGTGGTGGCTATTCAATTGGTATCGGTGTGAGCCACTCGTTGTTTGATGGACCGGCAACCCATGATTTCTTGTATGCATGGGCTTCTAATTCTGCTATTATGGAAGGAAAAGGAGGAGTTGAGCAGCAAAAACCACTGCATGAGAGAGGGTCGACACTATTGGTGGTCACCAACTGTCCAGCCCCAAATATGACTACAAAGTTATCTGAAAAATCAAGCTCAAGTAGGAAGAGGGCTGCAGCCATAGATCATCTGTACCAGTTGATAATGCAAGCAGCTACTGATCAAAGTTTTTCTGATGTGGGGTACATGAATCAAAATAGTTACCTTCTTAGGACCTTTCATCTAAGCAGTGCAATGATACAAAGCTTGAAGAGGAAAGTCTCGGGTAAGAGAGGAGGCAGCTTTTCATGCTCATCCTTTGAGGTGGTTGCAGCTCACCTGTGGAAG GCAAGGAGCAGGGCTTTGGGACTGAGGAGGGAAACTATGGTGTGCTTGCAATTTTCTGTCGACGTAAGGAACAGGATGGTGCCGCCACTGCCAAAAGGTTTCAGCGGCAATGCTTATGTACTTGCCTCAATTGCAATGACGGCAGGAGCATTGGAGGGAGAAAGCCATGAAAGAATAGTTGAGAAAATAAGGGAAGCCAAAAACTCAATAAGCAATGAGTACGTGTATGCATATGTTGAGGCACTCGAAGGTCCAAGACCTTCTGATCTCCCTCCTCTAAAGGAGTTAACCATGCTTTCTGATTGGACCAGGATGCCATTTCACAAGATCCCATTCTTACATGGAGAAGCAGCTTATGCATCTCCACTGGTTTCTCCAGTCCCACAGGTTGCTTACTTTATGCAGAATCCTGATGACGATAAGGGCATTGATTTAAGGATTGGTTTGCTTCCACACTCCCTCAAATCCTTCTCTCAGTACTTCCTAAATGTGCAAtaa
- the LOC121259383 gene encoding brassinosteroid-related acyltransferase 1 isoform X1 has translation MGTQLEKDQTVTITKSVSVCPKYLHPQKVLNLSNLDRQCPSLMYTVSFYKPSPSYKDLSLDFVFNSLKSGLEDTLSVWYPAAGRLCLNQNDGKLDLWCNNKGAVLVEAVTQIKISELGDLSQYNKFFEKLVYKPHSFGNFSQMPLVVAQVTKFGCGGYSIGIGVSHSLFDGPATHDFLYAWASNSAIMEGKGGVEQQKPLHERGSTLLVVTNCPAPNMTTKLSEKSSSSRKRAAAIDHLYQLIMQAATDQSFSDVGYMNQNSYLLRTFHLSSAMIQSLKRKVSGKRGGSFSCSSFEVVAAHLWKASRWVFANINYANKLPILITRSQLARSRALGLRRETMVCLQFSVDVRNRMVPPLPKGFSGNAYVLASIAMTAGALEGESHERIVEKIREAKNSISNEYVYAYVEALEGPRPSDLPPLKELTMLSDWTRMPFHKIPFLHGEAAYASPLVSPVPQVAYFMQNPDDDKGIDLRIGLLPHSLKSFSQYFLNVQ, from the exons ATGGGCACCCAACTTGAAAAGGATCAAACAGTTACTATAACAAAGAGCGTGTCTGTGTGTCCCAAATATTTGCACCCCCAGAAAGTTTTGAACCTCTCAAACTTGGACAGGCAATGTCCAAGCCTTATGTACACGGTTTCCTTTTACAAACCATCTCCTTCTTACAAAGATTTGTcacttgattttgtttttaacaGCTTGAAATCTGGCCTGGAGGATACCTTGTCGGTTTGGTACCCGGCAGCAGGTAGGTTGTGCCTGAACCAAAACGATGGAAAGCTCGATCTCTGGTGCAACAATAAGGGTGCAGTTTTAGTTGAGGCAGTGACGCAGATTAAAATCTCAGAGCTTGGAGACCTCTCTCAGTACAATAAGTTCTTTGAGAAACTGGTTTACAAGCCTCATTCTTTTGGAAACTTCTCCCAGATGCCTCTGGTTGTTGCTCAG GTTACCAAGTTTGGTTGTGGTGGCTATTCAATTGGTATCGGTGTGAGCCACTCGTTGTTTGATGGACCGGCAACCCATGATTTCTTGTATGCATGGGCTTCTAATTCTGCTATTATGGAAGGAAAAGGAGGAGTTGAGCAGCAAAAACCACTGCATGAGAGAGGGTCGACACTATTGGTGGTCACCAACTGTCCAGCCCCAAATATGACTACAAAGTTATCTGAAAAATCAAGCTCAAGTAGGAAGAGGGCTGCAGCCATAGATCATCTGTACCAGTTGATAATGCAAGCAGCTACTGATCAAAGTTTTTCTGATGTGGGGTACATGAATCAAAATAGTTACCTTCTTAGGACCTTTCATCTAAGCAGTGCAATGATACAAAGCTTGAAGAGGAAAGTCTCGGGTAAGAGAGGAGGCAGCTTTTCATGCTCATCCTTTGAGGTGGTTGCAGCTCACCTGTGGAAG GCCTCTCGGTGGGTGTTTGCGAATATTAATTATGCTAACAAGCTGCCAATATTAATTACCAGATCTCAACTT GCAAGGAGCAGGGCTTTGGGACTGAGGAGGGAAACTATGGTGTGCTTGCAATTTTCTGTCGACGTAAGGAACAGGATGGTGCCGCCACTGCCAAAAGGTTTCAGCGGCAATGCTTATGTACTTGCCTCAATTGCAATGACGGCAGGAGCATTGGAGGGAGAAAGCCATGAAAGAATAGTTGAGAAAATAAGGGAAGCCAAAAACTCAATAAGCAATGAGTACGTGTATGCATATGTTGAGGCACTCGAAGGTCCAAGACCTTCTGATCTCCCTCCTCTAAAGGAGTTAACCATGCTTTCTGATTGGACCAGGATGCCATTTCACAAGATCCCATTCTTACATGGAGAAGCAGCTTATGCATCTCCACTGGTTTCTCCAGTCCCACAGGTTGCTTACTTTATGCAGAATCCTGATGACGATAAGGGCATTGATTTAAGGATTGGTTTGCTTCCACACTCCCTCAAATCCTTCTCTCAGTACTTCCTAAATGTGCAAtaa